Proteins from a genomic interval of Buchnera aphidicola (Brachycaudus cardui):
- the gshA gene encoding glutamate--cysteine ligase, giving the protein MIQDISKKITWLKEHPEIFKGIARGIERETLRIQKNGNFSESRHPFLIGSPLTHQWITTDFSENLLEFVTPVSNNIDYLLSFLKDLHSFVASKTLNERMWPFSIPYFYNENTKIKIAEYGTSNIGKIKTTYRTGLKYRYGDLVNTISGVHYNFSLPLKFWKYWKKQKNQNNKDYVSSGYLSLIRNYYRFGWIIPYLFGASPAISSYFLKNKNKKYQFKKNKESIFYLPWSTSLRISDIGYTNTKIIDLNILFNDLNSYIQALKNAIETPSEKFINIGLKNIKGEFQQLNTNILQMENELYTQIRPKSKTKNGESLVEALKKRGIEYVEIRSLDINPFSSIGISKNQILLLDLFLIWCALIDSPKMNKTDFLLTKKNWEKIIFEGRKPNQTIYINNQKETKTLVEISEIIFKDLNQIASILDYNENNILYQKACKEIMLYFKNPELTYSARFLKYFINIGVKKTGLNWANKYHEQFINRSYLNNHKNILEKEVILSHNKQKEIEESDILSFEDYIKNKKIFPC; this is encoded by the coding sequence TTGATACAAGACATCTCCAAAAAAATTACTTGGTTAAAAGAACATCCAGAAATATTTAAAGGTATTGCACGAGGAATCGAACGTGAAACTTTAAGAATTCAAAAAAATGGAAATTTTTCTGAAAGTAGACATCCATTTTTAATTGGATCACCTTTAACTCATCAATGGATTACAACTGATTTTTCTGAAAATTTATTAGAATTTGTTACACCTGTTAGTAATAATATAGATTATTTATTGTCTTTTTTAAAAGATCTTCATTCTTTCGTAGCATCTAAAACATTAAATGAACGTATGTGGCCTTTTAGCATACCATATTTTTATAATGAAAATACAAAAATTAAAATAGCTGAATACGGAACTTCAAATATTGGAAAAATAAAAACTACTTATCGTACAGGATTAAAATATCGTTATGGTGATCTTGTCAACACAATATCAGGTGTACATTATAATTTTTCATTACCTTTAAAATTCTGGAAGTATTGGAAAAAACAAAAAAATCAGAATAATAAAGATTATGTTTCATCAGGTTATTTAAGTTTAATTAGGAATTATTATAGATTTGGATGGATTATTCCTTATTTGTTTGGAGCATCACCAGCAATATCATCATATTTCTTAAAAAATAAAAATAAAAAATATCAATTTAAAAAAAATAAAGAAAGTATATTTTATTTACCATGGTCTACTTCTTTAAGAATTAGTGATATTGGATATACTAATACTAAAATTATAGATTTAAATATTTTATTTAATGATTTGAATTCTTATATTCAAGCATTAAAAAATGCTATAGAAACACCATCAGAAAAATTTATAAATATAGGATTGAAAAATATAAAAGGTGAATTTCAACAGTTAAATACTAATATTCTACAAATGGAAAATGAACTCTATACACAAATAAGACCAAAAAGTAAAACTAAGAATGGTGAATCTCTTGTAGAAGCTCTCAAAAAAAGAGGAATTGAATATGTAGAAATACGTTCTTTAGACATCAATCCTTTTTCATCTATTGGTATTAGTAAAAATCAAATATTATTATTAGATTTATTTTTAATTTGGTGTGCTTTAATTGATTCACCAAAAATGAATAAAACAGACTTTTTACTAACAAAAAAAAATTGGGAAAAAATAATTTTTGAAGGAAGAAAACCTAATCAAACTATTTATATTAATAATCAAAAAGAAACAAAAACATTAGTTGAAATAAGCGAAATTATATTTAAAGATTTAAATCAAATTGCATCTATACTTGATTATAATGAGAACAATATATTATATCAAAAAGCATGTAAAGAAATAATGTTATATTTTAAAAATCCAGAATTAACTTATTCTGCTAGGTTTTTAAAATATTTTATTAATATAGGTGTTAAAAAAACAGGTTTAAATTGGGCTAATAAATATCATGAACAATTTATTAATAGATCTTATTTGAATAATCATAAAAATATTTTAGAAAAAGAAGTTATACTTTCTCATAACAAACAAAAAGAAATAGAAGAATCAGATATATTATCTTTTGAAGACTATATAAAAAATAAAAAAATTTTCCCATGCTAG
- the metK gene encoding methionine adenosyltransferase, translating to MNEYFFTSESVSEGHPDKIADQISDALLDAILKQDIKARVACETYVKTGMVLIGGEITTTAWVDVEEIARNTINNIGYINSDVGFDANSCAVLSAIGKQSPDINQGIENINFLEQGAGDQGIIFGYATNETEVLMPAPITYAHLLMKKQSELRKKNILSWLRPDAKSQVTFKYKNGNIVGIDTVVFSTQHVENISQIILKEAIMEEIIKPVLPNKWLTKNTKFFINPTGRFVIGGPMGDCGLTGRKIIVDTYGGMSRHGGGAFSGKDPSKVDRSAAYAARYVAKNIVAAGLADRCEIQLSYAIGIAEPTSIMIDTFNTGKISNASLISLIRKIFDLRPYGIIKMLDLLQPIYLNTAVYGHFGREEFPWEKVDKINLLSQ from the coding sequence ATGAATGAATATTTTTTTACATCTGAATCTGTTTCAGAAGGTCATCCAGATAAAATTGCTGATCAAATTTCTGATGCTTTGCTTGATGCAATACTTAAACAAGATATAAAGGCACGTGTTGCCTGTGAAACTTACGTAAAAACAGGTATGGTGTTAATTGGAGGTGAAATTACAACAACTGCATGGGTTGATGTTGAAGAGATTGCTAGAAATACTATTAATAATATTGGTTATATTAATTCTGATGTAGGATTTGATGCTAATTCTTGTGCTGTTTTAAGTGCTATAGGTAAACAATCACCAGATATCAATCAAGGTATAGAAAATATTAATTTTTTAGAACAAGGAGCTGGTGATCAAGGAATTATATTTGGTTATGCTACGAATGAAACTGAAGTTTTAATGCCAGCACCTATTACTTATGCTCATCTTCTAATGAAAAAACAATCTGAATTAAGAAAAAAAAATATTTTATCATGGCTTAGACCAGATGCTAAAAGTCAAGTAACATTTAAATACAAAAATGGAAATATAGTAGGAATCGATACTGTAGTTTTTTCTACACAACATGTAGAAAATATTAGTCAAATTATTTTAAAAGAAGCGATTATGGAAGAAATTATAAAGCCAGTATTACCAAATAAATGGTTAACAAAAAATACAAAATTTTTTATCAACCCTACCGGTAGATTTGTTATAGGAGGACCTATGGGTGATTGTGGTTTAACTGGTCGTAAAATTATTGTTGATACTTATGGTGGTATGTCTAGACATGGAGGAGGTGCTTTTTCTGGAAAGGACCCTTCAAAAGTAGATCGTTCTGCAGCCTATGCTGCAAGATATGTTGCTAAGAATATTGTAGCGGCAGGTTTAGCTGATCGTTGTGAGATTCAGCTCTCTTATGCAATTGGAATAGCAGAACCAACTTCTATTATGATAGATACCTTTAATACTGGAAAAATAAGTAATGCTTCTTTAATTTCTTTAATTCGTAAGATTTTTGATTTGCGTCCATATGGAATTATAAAAATGCTTGATCTACTTCAACCTATTTATCTGAATACAGCAGTTTATGGTCATTTTGGTAGAGAAGAATTTCCATGGGAAAAAGTTGATAAAATAAATTTATTATCTCAATAA